The Longimicrobium sp. DNA segment CCCGCCGGTCCCGTCTCCGCGGTGCGGAGGGGACGGCGGGCAGTCGGTTCGGTTGCGCGCGGTTCAGGTGTTCCATAGTGAAAGATACGGAGAGGGCCGCCGGGCTGTCAACGCCCCGCGGCCCCCTTCCGTCCATCCCGAATGCGCCTTAGTGGCTGCCGAGGAGGATTCCCTTGAGCGGCGCGGGAAGGAGGTTGCTGCTGCGCTCCACCACGTCGAGCGCGGCCTCCAGCGTGCCCTGGTCGCCCTCCCAGTGCTCCAGCATGAGCTCGATGCCGGCGTTGTTCACCAGCCGCGCCAGCGCGACGCCCACCACCACCACGTCGTCCAGCTCGCCCAGGAAGGGGATGACGTCCGGGATGGCGTCCGCGGGGACGGCGGCGTAGGCGAGGGCGGCCACCACCAGCCCCTTGTCCAGCATGGAGACGCGGGGGTCGCGCGCCAGCCGCACCACCAGACGCCCGAAGTTGGGGAGGTCGCGCAGCAGCGACATCATCATCTCGCCGCGATCGGGGGCTCCCCCGCCCTTCCCTCCGCGGCGCGGGCGCGGGGCGACGGTGCGCGGGCCCACCAGGTCGTCGTCGTCGTCCAGCACGCTGCGGCGGCGCGGCGCATCGCCCGCGGATTCCATGTCGTCGTCGCTGCTGAAGCGGCGGCGCGAGCTGTCGTTGCGGTCGGCCATGTCTCTCGTGGTTGATGGAGTTCGCCGGGGCGAGCCCTCACCCCGCCTTCGTTCCGTCCTCGCCGCGGTCGGTGCGCGGCGGGATCTGCGGCTGCGCGGCCCCATTCTGCCCGGCGTCGCGCGGCGTCTCCGGCCCAAGCACGACCTGTTCCACTTCGCGGATCACGGTGCGGCTGGCATCCGAGATCCCGGACACCACCTTCCCCGCGGTGCCCATGATCCCCAGCGCGCCCTTGATGGTGCCGTACGCCAGCCCCTGCAGCCGCATCCGGTCCTCCAGCCGCTCGGTGAAGCGCTGGACGGAGTTGGGCTCGCGTTGCGGGGCGCGGTTGTACTTGGACGCCAGGAACTCGATGTAGTCGAGCACCTGGTAGACCTGCTCGTCGGGTAGCGCCTCGATCTGGCGGACCAGACGCTGTCGAAGGCCCTCGTGCATGATGATGCCCTTTTCCGGTTGTGACGCCCGCTCGCGGGGCGCGATTTCCGTGCCGGGGAAGGCCCGGCCGTCCGGCGGGGTACGTGCGCGCTGGAGGCGCGGTTTCGTGCAATGTGGCCGCCCGCGTTCAACCGTGCAAACGCCGCGTTGCCCGCGCCCGTTTGGTCCTCTACCTTGCCGCGCCCCCTCCTCTCCCCCGCCCCGCGACCATGCGCCGCCTCCTCCTCGTCTGCCTCGCCCTCTGCGCCGCCGCCCCAACGCCGGCCGCCGCCCAGCGCCGCGCGGAGCCGTTCATCGCCGGTGCGGTGCTGATCGGTGCGGCGCTGCTGGACCGCCCGGTGGACCGCGCCATCCCGGCCGGCGGCGGCACGCGGCTGGACTGGGCCACGCGCGGCCTCAACTACGGCGGGCGCCCCGCCTACGCCCTGATCGCCCTCGGCGGCGCCTACGCGGGCGGCCGCCTGGCCGACGAGCCGGAGCTCTCCTCCTCCACTGCGCACATCGTCGGTGCGCTCCTCGCGGCTGGCGCGGTGAACGGGACGCTCAAGTACGTCGTCGGCCGCGAGCGCCCCTCCGCCACGGACGACCCGCTCCACTTTCGCCCCTTCAACGCGGATAATCGCTGGCAGTCGTTCCCCTCCGGCCACGCGGTCGTCGCCTTCTCCCTCGCGGCTTCCATCTCGGAGGAGGTGGATCGGCCCTGGGTGACCGTTCTGACCTATGGCGGCGCGACGCTGGTCGGCTGGTCGCGCATCTACGACGACAAGCACTGGACGAGCGACGTCGTCGGCGGCGCGCTGGCGAGCGTTGTGGTGAGCCGGGCCGCCCTGCGTGCCCTGCACCGGAGGCATCCGCACGCGGACGGCGCGACGGTGGTGGTGATGGGGGATGGGGTGGGGGTGCGGGTGCCGTGGTAGGCCCTCACCCCCGTCTCGTTACACTCGACTGCCCCCTCTCCCGATAACAGGAGAGGGCTGCGCCCTCCTGTCATCGGGAGAGGGGGCGTGGGGTCCAGGTGCGATGGGCGGGGATCGGTCGTAGGAAAGGGAGGGCAGACACGTGGGTCTGCCCCTACCGGGATCGTGTGTGGACGCGAGGGCCGAGGAGCGCGGAGGGCGGGCGCGAGGACTCGCGCCCGTACGGGATCTGTGCGAAGCACCCGGCAGTTCTCCCCCTCCCCCGCCCTGCGCCCCCGCAGGCGGGGGAGGGGGCCGGGGGGAGGGGGCCGTGTCCGCCCCCTCTCTCGATAACGGCGAGGGCGGAGCCCTCTCCTGTTATCGGGAGAGGGGGCAGCGAGGAACGAGCGGGGGTGAGGGCCCTACCCCACCCGCTCCAGCAGCCCCACCGGAAACTCCGCGAACACCGCCTCCGCGTCCAGCACCGCGCTGCCGCCCAGGTCGCGGGTGCGCAGCTCGACGCCGGTGAAGCGGTCCACGTAGGTGCCCGCCAAGTCGGGCGGGAGGACGATGCGCGTGGCCTTCCACAGCTTCGCGGTCGGGAGGGCGAAGTCCTGGTCGCGGGTGAGGGTCGCGATCAGGCGCGGAACGACGGTAATGACGGCGGCGCCCTCCGCACGGCGGGCGAAGGCGACGGCGTGGTCGGCGCGCTCGCCTTCCGTCATCAGTGGTAGGTACTCGCCGGTCGCGAAGAGGTCCGGGTAGGCCTGGCGCACACGGAGCGCGGTCTGGGTCAGGTACAGCTTGATGCGGCCGTCCTCCCAGCCGTCCACCAGCGAGCGGGCGACCTCGCGGCGCTCGCGCTCCTCCAGCGATGACTCGAGCGAGGCGAGAAGGGAGCGGCGCAGGGGGAAGTCGACCGGGCGGCGGTTGTCGGGATCCACGAGCGAGAGGTCCCAGATCTCCTGGCCCTGGTACACGTCCGGCACGCCGGGCGAGGTCAGCTTCACCAGCGTCTGGGCCAGCGAGTTGACCATCCCCAGCCGCGCGACCGGCGGGTGGAAGCGGACGAAGTCGTCCAGGAACGGGTTGTCGCCGCGGCGCAGGATGGTGGCGACGAACTCCTTGAGGCCCTCGTCGTAGGCTTGATTGGGGTTGATCCAGCTGGTGTTCAGCTTGGCCTCGCGCGTGGCCTTCTCCATGTACGCCTGCACCCGGCGGACGAGGTCCTGGTGCACCTGGTCGTTGACCTCGCCGAAGGGCCAGGCGCCCACCAGCGTCTGGTAGAGGAGGTACTCGTCGTTGTCGTCCGGCACCAGGTGGTCGGCGCCGTCGGAGAGCTTGTGGGCGCGGTTGATCTCGGCCCAGCGGAAGACGTGCTCCTCCCAGAGGTCCGGGATCTCGGAAAGGATGTTGATGCGGGCGCGCACGTCCTCGCTGCGCTTGGTGTCGTGCGTGGACGACGCGCTCATGCTGGCCGGCCAGCGCTCCGCCCGCTCCAGGTTGAAGGCGTGGAACTCGTCCGGGGTGATGCCGAAGCGGTCCGGTTCGCCGCCCACCTCGTTCAGCGAGATCAGACGGTTGTACAGGTAAAAGGTGGTGTCCTCCACCCCCTTGGCCATCACGGGGCCGGTGAGCTGCTGGAACTTCATCACGAAGCGCGCGTGGTCCTCCCGCGCCTCGGGGCTCAGCGAGTCTGGCCAGCGCAGGAGCAGCACGTCGTGCAGGAACTCGAAGAGTGACCTGCTCACGTCCGGGTTGCGGCGCTTGGCGGCGCGGATCGCCTGGTCCACGTACCGGCGGTCGTCGTCGGAGACGGCGCCGGCGTGGGCGTCCACGTAGGTGCGGTACACGGGGAAGCACGCGATGATCTCGCGGAGGACGTCGCGCAGGGCGCCCCACGTGAAGTCGCGGTAGCAGCGGTTCTCGGTGGAGAGGCGGTCCAGCATGCTCGCCAGCACGGTCAGCTCGCTGATGAGCGACGAGCGCAGGATCAGCTTCTTCTTGTCGTACACCAGGTCGTGGAACTTCCACCGGTTGCGCGCGAAGCGGTGGTACAGGTCGTCCATCCGCTGCGCCTGCGCCGGGTCCACGAAGATGCCGTTGACCCGGTTCATGTACTCGTACCCCACCGTCCCCGCCACCGGCCAGTCGTCCGGCAGCGTCTCGTCGCCCGTGAGGATCTTTTCGACGAGGACGTAGAACTGCTCCTTCGCCTCGATCCCCGCCGTCTCGCGCTGCAGCTCGCGCAGGTACTCGCGCGGATGGAAGAGGCCGTCCGGGTGGTCAATGCGCAGCCCCGTCACCCGCCCCTCGCGGACCAGGCGCAGGATCAGGCGGTGCGTGTCCTGAAAGACCTGCGGCACCTCGGTGCGCAGGCCGGCGAGGTCGTTGACGTCGAAGAAGCGCCGGTAGTTGATCTCCTCAGCCGCCACGCGCCAGAAGGCCAGCCGGTACGCCTGGTCGGAGAGGAGGGTGTCCAGCCGGTCGAAGGAGCGCGGGTCGCCCACGGTGCCGTTGAAGGTCTTCACCGCCCCGTCCAGCGCCTCGCGAACCTCCGCGCTCGCCGTGTACAGCGCGTGCAGGCGGCGGCGCGTGACGATGCGCTCGCGGTTGCGCTCCTCGATGCTGGCTTCGTCGGTGCTGCCGCGCGGGGGCAGGTTCTCCAGAGCGGTGACGATGCTCGCCAGCTCCATCCGCTCCTCGCTGTCCTCTTTCAGGCGCACGTGGTCCAGCGCCTCGCGCAGCACGGCGGCGGTGGAGCCGGGGGCGACCGGGAACCAGTTCTCGTAGTACTCCGCGCGGAACTGCCCCGAGTCGTACACCAGCTTCAGCTCGCCCGCCTCCAACACGCACCCGTACTGGTCGCCCAGCACGGGAAGGAGCACCTTGCCCTGCAGGTCCGGCGAGCGGGCGTTCCAGTCGATGTCGAAGAAGCGCGCGTAGGGCGACGAAGGGCCGTTCTCCAGCACGTTCATCCACCACGGATTGCTGGCCCCGGCGATCCCCATGTGGTTGGGGACGATGTCCAGCAGGTGGCCCAGTCCGTGCTCACGCAGCAGCGCCGAAAGCCGGGCGTGGTCCGCCTCGGTGCCGATCTCGGGGTTCAGCGCCTCGTGGTTGGTGATGTCGTAGCCGTGCATGCTCCCCGGCCGCGCCTGCAGGTACGGCGAGGCGTACAGGTCGCTCACGCCCAGCTCCGCCAGGTACGGCACGATCTCCGCCGCGTCACGAAAGGTGAAGCCGCGGTTGAACTGGATGCGGTAGGTGGCGCGCGGGATGCGTCCCGCGTTCGCCGCCCCGTCCGGGGCGGCCCTTTGTTCGGATGGCTGCACGATCTCTATGGTCACACGGGTGGATAACGCTTAAACCGCCCACGGGGCGGGGCGGCGGCCACTCGCAAGAAGC contains these protein-coding regions:
- a CDS encoding DUF1232 domain-containing protein — encoded protein: MADRNDSSRRRFSSDDDMESAGDAPRRRSVLDDDDDLVGPRTVAPRPRRGGKGGGAPDRGEMMMSLLRDLPNFGRLVVRLARDPRVSMLDKGLVVAALAYAAVPADAIPDVIPFLGELDDVVVVGVALARLVNNAGIELMLEHWEGDQGTLEAALDVVERSSNLLPAPLKGILLGSH
- a CDS encoding DUF2281 domain-containing protein: MHEGLRQRLVRQIEALPDEQVYQVLDYIEFLASKYNRAPQREPNSVQRFTERLEDRMRLQGLAYGTIKGALGIMGTAGKVVSGISDASRTVIREVEQVVLGPETPRDAGQNGAAQPQIPPRTDRGEDGTKAG
- a CDS encoding phosphatase PAP2 family protein, with amino-acid sequence MRRLLLVCLALCAAAPTPAAAQRRAEPFIAGAVLIGAALLDRPVDRAIPAGGGTRLDWATRGLNYGGRPAYALIALGGAYAGGRLADEPELSSSTAHIVGALLAAGAVNGTLKYVVGRERPSATDDPLHFRPFNADNRWQSFPSGHAVVAFSLAASISEEVDRPWVTVLTYGGATLVGWSRIYDDKHWTSDVVGGALASVVVSRAALRALHRRHPHADGATVVVMGDGVGVRVPW
- the treY gene encoding malto-oligosyltrehalose synthase, with protein sequence MTIEIVQPSEQRAAPDGAANAGRIPRATYRIQFNRGFTFRDAAEIVPYLAELGVSDLYASPYLQARPGSMHGYDITNHEALNPEIGTEADHARLSALLREHGLGHLLDIVPNHMGIAGASNPWWMNVLENGPSSPYARFFDIDWNARSPDLQGKVLLPVLGDQYGCVLEAGELKLVYDSGQFRAEYYENWFPVAPGSTAAVLREALDHVRLKEDSEERMELASIVTALENLPPRGSTDEASIEERNRERIVTRRRLHALYTASAEVREALDGAVKTFNGTVGDPRSFDRLDTLLSDQAYRLAFWRVAAEEINYRRFFDVNDLAGLRTEVPQVFQDTHRLILRLVREGRVTGLRIDHPDGLFHPREYLRELQRETAGIEAKEQFYVLVEKILTGDETLPDDWPVAGTVGYEYMNRVNGIFVDPAQAQRMDDLYHRFARNRWKFHDLVYDKKKLILRSSLISELTVLASMLDRLSTENRCYRDFTWGALRDVLREIIACFPVYRTYVDAHAGAVSDDDRRYVDQAIRAAKRRNPDVSRSLFEFLHDVLLLRWPDSLSPEAREDHARFVMKFQQLTGPVMAKGVEDTTFYLYNRLISLNEVGGEPDRFGITPDEFHAFNLERAERWPASMSASSTHDTKRSEDVRARINILSEIPDLWEEHVFRWAEINRAHKLSDGADHLVPDDNDEYLLYQTLVGAWPFGEVNDQVHQDLVRRVQAYMEKATREAKLNTSWINPNQAYDEGLKEFVATILRRGDNPFLDDFVRFHPPVARLGMVNSLAQTLVKLTSPGVPDVYQGQEIWDLSLVDPDNRRPVDFPLRRSLLASLESSLEERERREVARSLVDGWEDGRIKLYLTQTALRVRQAYPDLFATGEYLPLMTEGERADHAVAFARRAEGAAVITVVPRLIATLTRDQDFALPTAKLWKATRIVLPPDLAGTYVDRFTGVELRTRDLGGSAVLDAEAVFAEFPVGLLERVG